One window of the Camelina sativa cultivar DH55 chromosome 1, Cs, whole genome shotgun sequence genome contains the following:
- the LOC104764242 gene encoding cytochrome P450 77A4-like gives MSLFPFTTTSFNISPSLFLTILVSTLVLLILTLRSSNSKHVKLPPGPPGWPVVGNLFQFARSKKQFYEYVDDVRNKYGPIFTLRMGSRTMIIISDSAIAHDVLIQRGPMFATRPSENPTRTIFSSNTFTVNASAYGPVWRSLRRNMVPNMLSSTRFREFGSSRQSAMDKLVERIRSEAKDNNGLVWVLRNARFAAFCILLEMCFGIEMDEESILNMDQVMKKVLITLNPRLDDYLPILAPFYSKERARALEVRREQVDFIVKFIERRRRAIQNPGTDKTASSFSYLDTLFDLKIEGRKTTPSNEELVSLCSEFLNGSTDTTGTAIEWGIAQLIVNPEVQSRLYDEIKSTVGDRKVEEKDVDKMVFLQAVVKEILRKHPPTYFTLTHSVTEETTVAGYDVPVGINVEFYLPAINEDPKLWSDPKKFNPDRFISGKEEADITGVTGVKMMPFGVGRRICPGLAMATVHVHLMLAKMVQEFEWSAYPPGSEINFAGKLEFTVVMKEPLRAMVKSRA, from the coding sequence ATGTCTCTCTTTCCGTTTACCACCACTTCATTTAACATCTCCCCTTCACTCTTCTTGACCATCCTCGTATCCACTTTGGTTCTGCTGATCCTCACGCTCAGGAGCTCTAATTCAAAGCACGTAAAGCTTCCTCCAGGTCCTCCGGGTTGGCCAGTTGTCGGGAACCTCTTCCAATTCGCTCGCTCAAAAAAGCAATTTTACGAGTACGTTGATGATGTAAGGAACAAATACGGTCCTATCTTCACGTTGAGGATGGGGAGTCGAACGATGATCATCATCTCTGATTCAGCTATCGCCCACGACGTTCTCATTCAACGCGGACCAATGTTCGCAACCCGACCTTCCGAGAATCCGACCAGAACCATCTTCAGCTCCAACACTTTCACCGTCAACGCTTCGGCTTACGGACCCGTGTGGCGGTCCTTAAGACGGAACATGGTACCGAACATGCTAAGCTCGACAAGGTTCAGAGAATTCGGGTCGTCGAGACAATCCGCCATGGATAAACTCGTGGAGAGGATCAGATCAGAAGCTAAAGACAACAACGGTCTTGTCTGGGTACTAAGAAACGCAAGATTCGCTGCGTTTTGTATTCTTTTGGAGATGTGTTTCGGAATCGAAATGGACGAAGAGTCGATTTTGAACATGGATCAAGTGATGAAGAAAGTGTTGATCACGCTTAACCCAAGACTCGATGACTACCTCCCGATCCTTGCTCCGTTTTACTCCAAGGAGAGAGCAAGAGCTCTGGAGGTTCGTCGTGAGCAAGTTGATTTCATCGTTAAGTTCATCGAGAGACGACGGAGAGCGATTCAGAATCCGGGGACTGATAAAACGGCGTCGTCTTTCTCGTATCTTGATACACTTTTTGACCTTAAAATCGAAGGCCGTAAAACGACGCCGTCTAACGAAGAGCTCGTGTCTCTCTGCTCGGAGTTTCTCAACGGAAGTACTGATACGACGGGGACTGCGATCGAGTGGGGTATAGCACAGCTGATCGTGAATCCTGAGGTTCAATCTCGGCTCTACGATGAGATTAAATCAACGGTTGGAGATCGTAAGGTTGAGGAGAAAGATGTGGATAAAATGGTCTTTTTGCAAGCAGTCGTTAAGGAGATACTCCGGAAACATCCACCGACTTATTTTACGTTGACTCACTCCGTGACGGAGGAGACGACGGTCGCCGGTTACGATGTTCCCGTTGGGATTAACGTCGAGTTTTATCTCCCTGCTATTAATGAGGACCCGAAGCTTTGGTCTGATCCGAAGAAGTTTAACCCGGATCGGTTTATTTCGGGTAAGGAGGAAGCGGATATAACCGGTGTAACCGGAGTTAAAATGATGCCGTTTGGTGTTGGCCGTCGGATTTGTCCGGGTCTAGCGATGGCGACCGTACACGTGCACTTAATGCTAGCGAAGATGGTTCAAGAGTTTGAGTGGAGCGCTTATCCGCCGGGAAGTGAAATTAATTTCGCCGGGAAATTGGAATTTACGGTGGTGATGAAGGAACCGTTGAGAGCCATGGTTAAGTCAAGAgcttaa